The region GCTGAAGAGTTTCACTAGACACATCATCTGCATGCAACAGAGAAAGAATGGGGCTTCTTCACCCATTTGTACAGTTGATCTAGTCAGTATTTCAGGGTAGTACTGTGTTTTTGTAAACATATTGAAGCTACTTGATTGTGTCATAAAGACTGGAGTGTGGATGGTGTCTGAAGAGGGACAGTTTCACAAGTAGAACCCATCTTAGCCTGTTGAGACTGCACCTTGAGCTTATTCAATTTCAAGATTACCAACATTTTACAAACCACATGCTCTGATTGTTCTGGAAATAGTCTCCATTTAACAATCTGGCAAACACAGAAGTAATACAGTAGCCAGAGGAATTCATCTCTATCCCTAAACTCTTTCAATACACTGCTATATACTGTAGCTCACCATTTTGGGGTTTTTCCATTTCCTTTTCTTGTCCTTCAGGGTAGAACAATAACACAGAGCCTGTCTATCTATTAGGTGAAGGCCAGGATACACATTCTCTCCATACCTCACTCTGCTTTCACTCCCAAATAACCCACACCCAAGCCAAACTTATTGTTTTGCTAAATGGTTTATGGCTGCCATTGTGGAGCTCAGGCTTCTTTAAATGGATAGAGAGACACGAATGTGCTTAGAACTCCTTTCACATGCCAACAAACACCAAATGACCACAATGTGttcactcttttttttttttaaatgaagacGTCTGTATTTTTTACTTGTTCATAGTCTGTTACAAGTTCTATTTGTCTGAGCAGTCTGTTCTTTTTGAGAAATGTTAGCTATGCTCCAGAATCCAGTTAGTTTAGGCCACCCAAAGTCATGAGATGCTCCTGTCTGGTGATTTCCAGTCTGCCTTCCTCCCATCCCCTCACTGGTAAAACAAAACCAGTGCCATGACAGATTAGCAGGCTCATCTCTGAAGTAGCAGACACTGTAGTAGATTATTTATTGATGGGGAATGTGAGTGGCACATCACAATCATTGACTCCATTGGGGCTCCATTGGAACCATTCAATCCCAGAATGACAACTGAATAACAAATAAGGAAGGCAATCCTTGTCACCTACATCTCCTTCCAAAACGTGCCCAGGAGAAGGACCAACCAACCAGTCCTCTCTCCTCATGTTAGTCTGGCCACACCTCCTATTGAGATGACCAATTCTTCCCCTTTACATGGCCCTCCGCGCTCCACCCCCTGTTCCGCTGTCCAATCAGACGTGAGTCTGCATGCGTTGTGATGGCCGTCCGTAGTCAGACTGCTGGGAGGAGACCTGCGATGATGCATAGGAGAAACGAGAGGAGCTAGACACCTTGCTGGCCTGGTCCGATTGATCGTAGGCATCCACCTTCTCGTAGGAGGCGGGCTTGACGTAGCTGGTGAAGGCTCGGCCGTACGTGGCGGCGGTGGGCAGGTAGGCAGAGCCGCTGTAGACGGGGTCGGTGGGGTAGATGGCTCCGGGCTGGGCTGCCGCTGCCTGCTGCTGCTCGTAGGTGGAGCGGGCCCCTGTGGTGGTGGCGTAGCGGTGGGAGAAGTCGTAGATGCGGGGTTGTGTGGCTGCCACCACTGTGTGCTGGCCGTACAGCGGGCTGGGGGAGGGCAGCTGGGATGGCGTGTAGACAGGACGGGGGTTGGGCACGTAATCTGAGAAACCACTGCGGATAACCCGGTCCTCGTGAGCATGCACGTTGTAGTAACCGTTAGTGGGGTCCTGAGGGGAGAGGAAATAACAACAGGGTGTTAGGTTGTTCAACAGCTTTtaaagatacagtatgtatatagagATTTCAAAAATGTTCAAAACACCCAGCAAAACAGCACATGCAACAAATGCTCAACGAATGATTGCAATTTTTCCCATGCATGAAACATTGTATAAGTGAGTGTTTCTCCTTACGGTTTTTACCTTGATGTCGGACCTctcgtcctcgtcctcctccAGCAGGTCACTGTGTTCCGTCCGGGACGTCCCAGGAGACTCACTGCTGTTGGGGGCCTGAGGgggaaacaacaggccctacaaTTACAAAGGTGGAACATCTTAGACTCAGACGAACATGAGCTAGACAAAATGACTGTACTGTGTATTATCACATCATCACAgtaatatacattatatatatctGCTATATAAAGATGAAAAGGTATTTGAAAACCTACTGAAAGTGATTGAACGGAGGCATTTACCATGGGCTCCTTGACATCCTCCTCATCATCGTTACCACGGGTAGCATTGTGGTCGCTGTGCACAATCTGAACTCTGATGTCACTCTTTGAGAGGCGTGTGCACTTTTTACCTGTGAGGATTCAAAAGAGACAGGTGATTTAGAAACGATTCTAAAACTGCTTTTCATGCCTGTTGCCTTTATAGAAAATGATTAAATTGTGCTCCTTTCATGAAGTTGAAACTAACCATGCATCACTAAGATTTGGGGTCAGATCTATTTAAATTCAGTCAGTTCACATTGATTGAAAAATATTGAGTGAATAGTCATTTACTGAATGTCAATTCATTTCCTTGAATAGGGTGAGTTGACATGGAATGTAGCCCAACCCCGGCATGGCCCATATCTGACCTTCGACCTCACCTTTCCCGGTGTgcctgcagcagagagagaccagggtgaCGACACAGATGAGCAGGACACACCCTCCGCCCACCGCCGCCCCAATGATGATCAGCATGGGCAGGGCctctgtgaggagagagagagagagagagaggaaaagagagaagtgTCAGGATCTTGCTACtgatcagagagagacagtgaagcAGGCAGGACCAgatccagtctcctctcctcttctaacGCCACTCTACTCATTCCCCCCCAACTAATCTCTGCCAACGCCTGCTCCTATATAAATTCATCTGCAGTAAGCCTCATGGTccctcagaaacacacacacacacacacacacacacacacacacacacacacacacacacacacacacacacacacacacacacacacacacacacacacacacttagagcCCCCTGCGTCCCCACAGCCCCGGCTATTGTGTCTAATCTCTCTGGAAGAAGGGTAACAAGGCCTGACATGCAATGAAGCAATAGACAGTAATCTAATTagagattccaggagagagaTACGGCGCACCGCTCAACTCTCCCGAGACCCCGGCTGAGCTGCCTTGATGTAAATTGCTGGCGAGGACCTTATTTTTGGTGTCTACTGCAACAAAGGCCTTCCTTCCTTACCTCCGCCAACTCCAgtgtgcagagtgtgtgtgtgtgtgtgtgtgtgtgtgtgtgtgtgtgtgtgtgtgtgtgtgtgtgtgtgtgtgtgtgtgtgtgtgtgtgtgtgtgtgtgtgtgtgtgtatgtacatgtatgtgtgagtgagtaaGTAAATTGTCATTTAAGTAAATTTGAAGAGGGCGGCTCTCACAcacttagagagagagggagctaagGGACCGCCGGCGGCTCGGCCCCAGGACACCTGTGCCCTGATCTAATTGACTTTAGTCCCCGATCGATATCTATGTTATATGGCCCAATGTATTCATTAAGGCCCACCATCTGCTGATTAAATTATATTGATTGAAATAGTATAATTAAGATAAGCACTCAATTGGAGCTCTGCTTTGACCTCATCtaacccctctctcttcccagcaCCATATCTCCACAGTGCTCGTCTTAGTGAGATTGGTCATTCTGACTGTGTGAGATCATAGATAATAAGGACCCCTGTCCAGTTCCTACCCGTACCTTGCTCCTTGAGGGTGACCAGCGCGGTGCCTGTGCCGAAGCGGTTCCATGCGGTGCAGTTGTAGCGGAGCTGGAAGTCCTGGGCCAGGGTCTCAGACAGGACCAGGGAGGACAGGACCCCGTGGTCGCTTGTCACCGTCTGGACAGAGAAACGACCGGAGGAACCCGAGGAGAGGGTCACGTCTCCAAATGTCCACACCTAGTGAGAAATATGGGAGATGAACAACAGGTGAGTGGCTAGCAGCGCTGTCAGAGCTCAGATCAACCAGTACTTCCCATGCTTAGATCAATCACAGGTACCCTCTAAccaaccaccctccctccctctctctttccctctctctgttttcctccctctccatccacctGGCTGACATTGCTAAGGGCCGTACGTCTAAATTGCCTCCTACGTCTTGCCCTGGAGGTAAGCCCTGTCAGCCTCTGAGCCCTGCCAGACCTGTGAGGCTGTGTAAGATGCTCCTGTCGGTGCTGAAGCTTCTCTCCTGCTGCTAGGTAAGGTCTATGGGGTGCCTGCCTCTCACTCCCCCTCAGACCCTAATTATCCTCTGTCAGAGCTGCCCACGCACCCAGGGTCACCTGACGGGGTCAGCCCACCGAGGCCTGATGGATGCAGCGCTAATTGAGCCGTGCGGTTTGGCTGCAGCCTGCAGGAGGGCCGGCCCCCCTTTCTAGTTAcctttctgttctctctccctctctctcatccccattGAGTGGTGAAGggatgatatgtgtgtgtgtaggtgggggaTTGTGTGTATTAAATGTGCACACACATGTGTGCGCgagcacatgcacgcacgcacacacacacacacacaacattgaaACAGGAAAGACAGGAAAAGACAAGAGGCTCACTTACAATCTTGTCAGGCGGGGGGCTGTTTCCCACCAGGCACTCTAGCTTGCCCTTGGAGTGCTTGACAGCGTGCTGTGTGGCGTCCGCTGTAATGATAGgtgggcctggagagagagagagagagagagagagagagagagagagacgtgggggagagaaagagagggagattttGAGACATATTAAACACAGATGCATTGTCAGATGGTTGACACATATTATGCTTGAGTAAACATTCTGCATAGATAATACCAAACGTGCATCTTTAATATTCTACAACTAAAAGTCATCCAAAAACATCATGTTGAAAGTGGTATTGAATTAGCCCTATTTTCAGAACATTGAGACTCATATGAGACTTACCGTTGACAGTGAGCGTGACGTCCCTCTCAGCCACCCCGATGCGGGGGACGATGGCCTTGCAGGTATACGTTCCAGCATCCTCCTGGGTGACAGCCTTCAGCTGCAGGGTGTTGCCATTACTGAGcacctggagagggagaggagaggtgggagggagggagaagaggggagggagggagaagggagggagggagatgggaaaagagagagagagagaagggtggacaGGAGGgataagaggagagggaggggagagagtgagtgtcTCTTAAGCAGCAGTTCATTGGGGCAGTTGTTGCAGCAGCACCAATGTGGCCGAACAGACAGTCTCCCCAGCTCCTACACTCTGTTTCAGTTTAATTTCATGGTGGTGACAACACTGTGGCTTTAATCACAGACTACAGCTACAGCCAGGCACCTCTGGAGTGACCATGCTGCTGTGGAGATTGTCCTAATTAAACGTTGCCGGCAGAGCATAACGTTATCATGGTGTGAGTGTGCCGTAGTCTTTAGAGGCATGCTACAGTTCGCTCTACACTTGCGCACTCGTTAGCTTATTGATCCCACCATTCCATCAAGCTGTGATTTATCCATTTACTCTCCCTCTacgccctcctcctctccctccctccgtcctttCACTCCCACTCTCCATTTTTTTTTCAACCACAATTATAGAGTAACCTAATGAATTCATTATTGGTAGCTGTGTGAGGCGTGGTGGCCGCGGTGTGTGTGGATAGAGAGCACTGCCTGTTCTTTTCTTCCGGAGAGCGTTGGTTCACTCTGGGAGATGGAGATGACAGCATGGCTTTTACAGCATTGCCTGCTGTCCTGCAGCTCTCTTCTCTTTAGCGATGGCGTATTTAGCAAAAGCTGCCTCTGAAATCCGATGAAACACCGGGAGAGAGGCTCCCTGGAGATTTAGCTAGCACTGATAGTGTTGCCTGGGGTGGGGTGGGAGACCTTGAACCAGGATGACGCAAACTAAAGGTGGAACTGGGCTGTTTTGTAGGCTACCTCACATAATCCTCCCTAGATGTTTTTTGTAATGTGTCTTGGTCCGGGTTGAGGAGCGGTTTGAGAAGCTGTTCTCGGAGTGGGATGTGAAATGTGTCGGCTGGTTTTTAACTAGTGTGTCTCAACTGTGGATGTGATTGATTTAGTGGTCACGTTGTTATGACAGCGTGTCACCTCCCCTGCTGTCAGCAGTGGGAGAACCTGACAGTCATCACACACACTGCCTCTGAAGGTTTAGCTCTGATGTCTGAGGGCTTTCTCTCATTACACACTCGCGTCCGACAcacgctcgcacgcacgcacacacacacacacacacacacacacacacacacacacacacacacacacacacacacacacacacacacacaaacacaaacacacacacacgcacacaaacacacacacacacacagtataagtATTGATTGAGCTACTTGTCTTACTACGCTGGAGCCCTGTTTGGTCCAGGCCAGGGTGAGGGGAGGGTTGCCTGTCCAGGTGCAGGTGAAGGCAGCGTCCATCCCAATGTCCACGTTCATGGGCTTGGGTTCCGACAGCAGCCTGGGACCAACTGTAGAGGAGCCCAGGACACCATCAGAACTAATACAGCCCCTATTCACCATTCAGTATGACTTTAGCATATCCCCTAAGGCATTTTCAAAGCACAAAGCACATTACACAGTATCCTCCAAAGACACAATAACTCTTGTGACAAGGGTGAACATGTGTTCACAGACACACTACTTGGATTACACTATAGGCAACTAGTACTATGATACACTGATGTGCTCCACTCACATTGTACATCCACCAGGGTGCTGACGTTGGTGCTGCCCACTGAGTTAGACACCTCACAGGAGACAGGGTCTGTGAAGTACGAGTGGTCTACCGTCACCTCCAGGCTGTCCCCGTTCGCCTCCGAGATGGGGACTCCTCCCTTGGACCACCTGGACCACCAGATCACCACATCACATAGGGTTAGAATGTCAATTTACCACATCACATAGGGTTAGAATGTCAATTTACCATATCACATAGGCTTAGAATGTCAATTTACCATATCACATAGGGTTAGAAGGTCAATGTACCACATCACATAGGGTTAGAAGGTCAATTTACCATATCACATAGATTTAGAAGGTCaatttaccatatcatatagGGTTAGAAGGTCAATTTACCATATCACATAGGGTTAGAAGGTCaatttaccatatcatatagGGTTAGAAGGTCAATTTACCATATCACATAGGGTTAGAATGTCAATTTACCATATCACATAGGGTTAGAAGGTCAATGTACCACATCACATAGGGTTAGAAGGTCAATTTACCATATCACATAGATTTAGAAGGTCAATGTACCATATCACATAGATTTAGAAGGTCAATTTACCATATCACATAGATTTAGAAGGTCaatttaccatatcatatagGGTTAGAAGGTCAATTTACCATATCACATAGGGTTAGAGGTTCAATTTACCATATCACATAGGGTTAGAAGGTCaatttaccatatcatatagGGTTAGAAGGTCAATTTACCACATAACATAGGGTTAGGTCAATTACCATATCACATAGGGTAAGAATGTCAATTTACCAGATCACATAGGGTTAGAAGGTCAATTTATCAGATCACATAGGGTTAGAAGGTCAATTTACCAGATTACATAGGGTTAGAAGGTCAATTTATCAGATCACATAGGGTTAGAAGGTCAATTTACCACATCACATTGGGTTACAAGATCACTTTGGTTTACCAGAACATACTGGGTTACCAGGTCACTTTGGGTCACGAGATCATTTTGAGTTGTGCCATAATGATAAAGTCTAAACTGGACCAACTAAAAGGCTAATAGTTCCACAATAATGCAGTACACACTGACCCCATGAAAGAAATGAACCCAACAAAGTGTAGGTTGAGGTGCTGTTTTTTACCTGTATCCTGTGATCTCAGGGTTGGCAGAGGCAGAGCAGATGAACAGCACCTTGGCTCCCTCCATGACAGTCTGGGGCTGGACGGACAGGGTCACTGATGGGGGGTCTGTAGGATGGAGGGGAGCACACAACATTACTGAGAGGTGAACATAGTATGTGTCGTATCTATCACTATGGAGGATTCTACAGTATATGAAGGCTGAATATGTGTCAGTCAAGGGTGAAGGAACAGGACAACAGTACTAAAGGAAACTCTGGGAACAATGGAGGTATGTGTCACTGAGCTAGGACCTATAtgaaggggtgtgtgtttgtcacAGAGAGGTTAGTGTATGAATCATTGAAGGGTGAGCGAGTGCATGTGCAGGCAGGCAGAACTAACCACTCTTCCATTAACTCTAAAGTGGTGCTGGgtgaaatgtatttattcaacCAAAGCCCTCAACTAATGCCTaaagtatataaataaatatattatagATGATATATGTGTATAGGCTACTACCTAGTCGTTATTGGCAGTATATTTGTATACACTTTACCTATAGGACTATGTCccaatatccacactagcatacTAGTATCCACAATAGCATACTAGTGTCCATGGACAATACATCAGTACATACTAAGTAGTATTCAAGTCTGATAGTTGGTAACTGAATGTATTTGACTCTGTGTTCTCCATCCTCTGACTGAGTGTTGTACCCGAGGTGTGTCCCCATCACTGGGAcgagggcactatagtgttgtaCCTTAGGTGTGTCCCCATCACTGGGACGAGGACACGACAGAGTGTTGTACCTTAGGTGTGTTCCCATCACTGGGACGAGGGCACTACAGAGTGTTGTACCTTAGGTGTGTCCCCATCACTGGGACGAGGGCACTACAGAGTGTTGTACCTTAGGTATGTCCCCATCACTGGGAcgagggcactatagtgttgtaCCTTAGGTGTGTCCCCATCACTGGGACGAGGGCAGTACAGAGTGTTGTACCTTAGGTGTGTTCCCATCACTGGGAcgagggcactatagtgttgtaCCTTAGGTGTGTCCCCATCACTGGGAcgagggcactatagtgttgtaCCTTAGGTGTGTCCCCATCACTGGGACGAGGACACGACAGAGTGTTGTACCTTAGGTGTGTTCCCATCACTGGGACGAGGGCACTACAGAGTGTTGTACCTTAGGTGTGTCCCCATCACTGGGACGAGGGCACTACAGAGTGTTGTACCTTAGGTGTGTCCCCATCACTGGGACGAGGGCACTACAGAGTGTTGTACCTTAGGTGTGTCCCTATTACTGGGACGAGGGCACTACAGAGTGTTGTACCTTAGGTGTGTCCCCATCACTGGGACGAGGGCACTACAGAGTGTTGTACCTTAGGTGTGTCCCTATTACTGGGACGAGGACACTACAGAGTGTTGTACCTTAGGTGTGTCCCCATCACTGGGACGAGGGCACTACAGAGTGTTGTACCTTAGGTGTGTTCCCATCACTGGGACGAGGGCACTACAGAGTGTTGTACCTTAGGTGTGTCCCCATCACTGGGACGAGGGCACTACAGAGTGT is a window of Salmo trutta chromosome 37, fSalTru1.1, whole genome shotgun sequence DNA encoding:
- the LOC115176755 gene encoding kin of IRRE-like protein 1 isoform X9, with the protein product MLQFYLVLCLMGTATRAAYFSQQPQDQVVVSGQSVTLPCVIVGYRGMVQWTKDGLALGGERDLPGWTRYSLMGDPLSGEHSLMIDSAELADDAVYECQATQAGLRSHRAKLTVLVPPTDPVVEGGPIIRVKAHTPYNLTCRASGAKPAAEITWYRDGEVMDTAIYSKTRMEDGKRELAVSMLPVVPEDKDSGRTYTCRVLNPAAPAGLQTSVTINVQHPPSVTLSVQPQTVMEGAKVLFICSASANPEITGYRWSRWSKGGVPISEANGDSLEVTVDHSYFTDPVSCEVSNSVGSTNVSTLVDVQFGPRLLSEPKPMNVDIGMDAAFTCTWTGNPPLTLAWTKQGSSVVRQVLSNGNTLQLKAVTQEDAGTYTCKAIVPRIGVAERDVTLTVNGPPIITADATQHAVKHSKGKLECLVGNSPPPDKIVWTFGDVTLSSGSSGRFSVQTVTSDHGVLSSLVLSETLAQDFQLRYNCTAWNRFGTGTALVTLKEQEALPMLIIIGAAVGGGCVLLICVVTLVSLCCRHTGKGEVEGKKCTRLSKSDIRVQIVHSDHNATRGNDDEEDVKEPMAPNSSESPGTSRTEHSDLLEEDEDERSDIKVKTDPTNGYYNVHAHEDRVIRSGFSDYVPNPRPVYTPSQLPSPSPLYGQHTVVAATQPRIYDFSHRYATTTGARSTYEQQQAAAAQPGAIYPTDPVYSGSAYLPTAATYGRAFTSYVKPASYEKVDAYDQSDQASKVSSSSRFSYASSQVSSQQSDYGRPSQRMQTHV
- the LOC115176755 gene encoding kin of IRRE-like protein 1 isoform X6, which translates into the protein MLQFYLVLCLMGTATRAAYFSQQPQDQVVVSGQSVTLPCVIVGYRGMVQWTKDGLALGGERDLPGWTRYSLMGDPLSGEHSLMIDSAELADDAVYECQATQAGLRSHRAKLTVLVPPTDPVVEGGPIIRVKAHTPYNLTCRASGAKPAAEITWYRDGEVMDTAIYSKTRMEDGKRELAVSMLPVVPEDKDSGRTYTCRVLNPAAPAGLQTSVTINVQHPPSVTLSVQPQTVMEGAKVLFICSASANPEITGYRWSKGGVPISEANGDSLEVTVDHSYFTDPVSCEVSNSVGSTNVSTLVDVQFGPRLLSEPKPMNVDIGMDAAFTCTWTGNPPLTLAWTKQGSSVVLSNGNTLQLKAVTQEDAGTYTCKAIVPRIGVAERDVTLTVNGPPIITADATQHAVKHSKGKLECLVGNSPPPDKIVWTFGDVTLSSGSSGRFSVQTVTSDHGVLSSLVLSETLAQDFQLRYNCTAWNRFGTGTALVTLKEQEALPMLIIIGAAVGGGCVLLICVVTLVSLCCRHTGKGEVEGKKCTRLSKSDIRVQIVHSDHNATRGNDDEEDVKEPMVNASVQSLSGLLFPPQAPNSSESPGTSRTEHSDLLEEDEDERSDIKVKTDPTNGYYNVHAHEDRVIRSGFSDYVPNPRPVYTPSQLPSPSPLYGQHTVVAATQPRIYDFSHRYATTTGARSTYEQQQAAAAQPGAIYPTDPVYSGSAYLPTAATYGRAFTSYVKPASYEKVDAYDQSDQASKVSSSSRFSYASSQVSSQQSDYGRPSQRMQTHV
- the LOC115176755 gene encoding kin of IRRE-like protein 1 isoform X3, with amino-acid sequence MLQFYLVLCLMGTATRAAYFSQQPQDQVVVSGQSVTLPCVIVGYRGMVQWTKDGLALGGERDLPGWTRYSLMGDPLSGEHSLMIDSAELADDAVYECQATQAGLRSHRAKLTVLVPPTDPVVEGGPIIRVKAHTPYNLTCRASGAKPAAEITWYRDGEVMDTAIYSKTRMEDGKRELAVSMLPVVPEDKDSGRTYTCRVLNPAAPAGLQTSVTINVQHPPSVTLSVQPQTVMEGAKVLFICSASANPEITGYRWSRWSKGGVPISEANGDSLEVTVDHSYFTDPVSCEVSNSVGSTNVSTLVDVQFGPRLLSEPKPMNVDIGMDAAFTCTWTGNPPLTLAWTKQGSSVVRQVLSNGNTLQLKAVTQEDAGTYTCKAIVPRIGVAERDVTLTVNGPPIITADATQHAVKHSKGKLECLVGNSPPPDKIVWTFGDVTLSSGSSGRFSVQTVTSDHGVLSSLVLSETLAQDFQLRYNCTAWNRFGTGTALVTLKEQEALPMLIIIGAAVGGGCVLLICVVTLVSLCCRHTGKGEVEGKKCTRLSKSDIRVQIVHSDHNATRGNDDEEDVKEPMVNASVQSLSGLLFPPQAPNSSESPGTSRTEHSDLLEEDEDERSDIKDPTNGYYNVHAHEDRVIRSGFSDYVPNPRPVYTPSQLPSPSPLYGQHTVVAATQPRIYDFSHRYATTTGARSTYEQQQAAAAQPGAIYPTDPVYSGSAYLPTAATYGRAFTSYVKPASYEKVDAYDQSDQASKVSSSSRFSYASSQVSSQQSDYGRPSQRMQTHV
- the LOC115176755 gene encoding kin of IRRE-like protein 1 isoform X7, which codes for MLQFYLVLCLMGTATRAAYFSQQPQDQVVVSGQSVTLPCVIVGYRGMVQWTKDGLALGGERDLPGWTRYSLMGDPLSGEHSLMIDSAELADDAVYECQATQAGLRSHRAKLTVLVPPTDPVVEGGPIIRVKAHTPYNLTCRASGAKPAAEITWYRDGEVMDTAIYSKTRMEDGKRELAVSMLPVVPEDKDSGRTYTCRVLNPAAPAGLQTSVTINVQHPPSVTLSVQPQTVMEGAKVLFICSASANPEITGYRWSRWSKGGVPISEANGDSLEVTVDHSYFTDPVSCEVSNSVGSTNVSTLVDVQFGPRLLSEPKPMNVDIGMDAAFTCTWTGNPPLTLAWTKQGSSVVRQVLSNGNTLQLKAVTQEDAGTYTCKAIVPRIGVAERDVTLTVNGPPIITADATQHAVKHSKGKLECLVGNSPPPDKIVWTFGDVTLSSGSSGRFSVQTVTSDHGVLSSLVLSETLAQDFQLRYNCTAWNRFGTGTALVTLKEQEALPMLIIIGAAVGGGCVLLICVVTLVSLCCRHTGKGEVEGKKCTRLSKSDIRVQIVHSDHNATRGNDDEEDVKEPMVNASVQSLSAPNSSESPGTSRTEHSDLLEEDEDERSDIKVKTDPTNGYYNVHAHEDRVIRSGFSDYVPNPRPVYTPSQLPSPSPLYGQHTVVAATQPRIYDFSHRYATTTGARSTYEQQQAAAAQPGAIYPTDPVYSGSAYLPTAATYGRAFTSYVKPASYEKVDAYDQSDQASKVSSSSRFSYASSQVSSQQSDYGRPSQRMQTHV
- the LOC115176755 gene encoding kin of IRRE-like protein 1 isoform X8; the protein is MLQFYLVLCLMGTATRAAYFSQQPQDQVVVSGQSVTLPCVIVGYRGMVQWTKDGLALGGERDLPGWTRYSLMGDPLSGEHSLMIDSAELADDAVYECQATQAGLRSHRAKLTVLVPPTDPVVEGGPIIRVKAHTPYNLTCRASGAKPAAEITWYRDGEVMDTAIYSKTRMEDGKRELAVSMLPVVPEDKDSGRTYTCRVLNPAAPAGLQTSVTINVQHPPSVTLSVQPQTVMEGAKVLFICSASANPEITGYRWSRWSKGGVPISEANGDSLEVTVDHSYFTDPVSCEVSNSVGSTNVSTLVDVQFGPRLLSEPKPMNVDIGMDAAFTCTWTGNPPLTLAWTKQGSSVVRQVLSNGNTLQLKAVTQEDAGTYTCKAIVPRIGVAERDVTLTVNGPPIITADATQHAVKHSKGKLECLVGNSPPPDKIVWTFGDVTLSSGSSGRFSVQTVTSDHGVLSSLVLSETLAQDFQLRYNCTAWNRFGTGTALVTLKEQEALPMLIIIGAAVGGGCVLLICVVTLVSLCCRHTGKGEVEGKKCTRLSKSDIRVQIVHSDHNATRGNDDEEDVKEPMGLLFPPQAPNSSESPGTSRTEHSDLLEEDEDERSDIKVKTDPTNGYYNVHAHEDRVIRSGFSDYVPNPRPVYTPSQLPSPSPLYGQHTVVAATQPRIYDFSHRYATTTGARSTYEQQQAAAAQPGAIYPTDPVYSGSAYLPTAATYGRAFTSYVKPASYEKVDAYDQSDQASKVSSSSRFSYASSQVSSQQSDYGRPSQRMQTHV
- the LOC115176755 gene encoding kin of IRRE-like protein 1 isoform X11, which translates into the protein MLQFYLVLCLMGTATRAAYFSQQPQDQVVVSGQSVTLPCVIVGYRGMVQWTKDGLALGGERDLPGWTRYSLMGDPLSGEHSLMIDSAELADDAVYECQATQAGLRSHRAKLTVLVPPTDPVVEGGPIIRVKAHTPYNLTCRASGAKPAAEITWYRDGEVMDTAIYSKTRMEDGKRELAVSMLPVVPEDKDSGRTYTCRVLNPAAPAGLQTSVTINVQHPPSVTLSVQPQTVMEGAKVLFICSASANPEITGYRWSRWSKGGVPISEANGDSLEVTVDHSYFTDPVSCEVSNSVGSTNVSTLVDVQFGPRLLSEPKPMNVDIGMDAAFTCTWTGNPPLTLAWTKQGSSVVRQVLSNGNTLQLKAVTQEDAGTYTCKAIVPRIGVAERDVTLTVNGPPIITADATQHAVKHSKGKLECLVGNSPPPDKIVWTFGDVTLSSGSSGRFSVQTVTSDHGVLSSLVLSETLAQDFQLRYNCTAWNRFGTGTALVTLKEQEALPMLIIIGAAVGGGCVLLICVVTLVSLCCRHTGKGKKCTRLSKSDIRVQIVHSDHNATRGNDDEEDVKEPMAPNSSESPGTSRTEHSDLLEEDEDERSDIKVKTDPTNGYYNVHAHEDRVIRSGFSDYVPNPRPVYTPSQLPSPSPLYGQHTVVAATQPRIYDFSHRYATTTGARSTYEQQQAAAAQPGAIYPTDPVYSGSAYLPTAATYGRAFTSYVKPASYEKVDAYDQSDQASKVSSSSRFSYASSQVSSQQSDYGRPSQRMQTHV
- the LOC115176755 gene encoding kin of IRRE-like protein 1 isoform X1, whose product is MLQFYLVLCLMGTATRAAYFSQQPQDQVVVSGQSVTLPCVIVGYRGMVQWTKDGLALGGERDLPGWTRYSLMGDPLSGEHSLMIDSAELADDAVYECQATQAGLRSHRAKLTVLVPPTDPVVEGGPIIRVKAHTPYNLTCRASGAKPAAEITWYRDGEVMDTAIYSKTRMEDGKRELAVSMLPVVPEDKDSGRTYTCRVLNPAAPAGLQTSVTINVQHPPSVTLSVQPQTVMEGAKVLFICSASANPEITGYRWSRWSKGGVPISEANGDSLEVTVDHSYFTDPVSCEVSNSVGSTNVSTLVDVQFGPRLLSEPKPMNVDIGMDAAFTCTWTGNPPLTLAWTKQGSSVVRQVLSNGNTLQLKAVTQEDAGTYTCKAIVPRIGVAERDVTLTVNGPPIITADATQHAVKHSKGKLECLVGNSPPPDKIVWTFGDVTLSSGSSGRFSVQTVTSDHGVLSSLVLSETLAQDFQLRYNCTAWNRFGTGTALVTLKEQEALPMLIIIGAAVGGGCVLLICVVTLVSLCCRHTGKGEVEGKKCTRLSKSDIRVQIVHSDHNATRGNDDEEDVKEPMVNASVQSLSGLLFPPQAPNSSESPGTSRTEHSDLLEEDEDERSDIKVKTDPTNGYYNVHAHEDRVIRSGFSDYVPNPRPVYTPSQLPSPSPLYGQHTVVAATQPRIYDFSHRYATTTGARSTYEQQQAAAAQPGAIYPTDPVYSGSAYLPTAATYGRAFTSYVKPASYEKVDAYDQSDQASKVSSSSRFSYASSQVSSQQSDYGRPSQRMQTHV